The following are encoded in a window of Psychrobacter sp. P11F6 genomic DNA:
- a CDS encoding HAD family hydrolase codes for MSQFVKAVLFDLDGTLIDTAADFVRIIGKMSRQNDWQAPPETEIREQVSAGASAMVQLMLRHNDQIEVSEEALQEFRQQFLDDYEAEICVDSCVFAELEDVLTALEEKGVPWGIVTNKPRYLAEKLLDKMQLDGRCSALVCPDDVSRSKPDPEPMYAALEKLGIPRGAAESVIYVGDHIRDIEAGNAAGMPTILAAYGYIPPEDQKNLKKWGADYITDTPEQLNKLLLSSGKFDYL; via the coding sequence ATGAGCCAATTTGTAAAAGCGGTTTTATTTGATCTCGATGGGACATTAATCGATACGGCTGCTGATTTTGTCCGTATTATCGGTAAAATGAGCCGCCAAAATGATTGGCAAGCACCGCCTGAAACAGAAATTCGCGAGCAAGTTTCTGCTGGTGCCTCAGCGATGGTACAGTTGATGCTACGTCATAATGATCAAATTGAGGTTAGCGAAGAAGCTTTGCAGGAGTTTCGCCAACAGTTTTTAGATGATTATGAAGCTGAGATATGCGTCGATAGTTGTGTGTTCGCTGAATTAGAAGACGTGTTGACTGCTCTTGAAGAAAAAGGGGTGCCATGGGGTATTGTGACCAACAAGCCGCGTTATCTGGCAGAGAAGTTACTAGACAAGATGCAGTTAGACGGGCGCTGTTCTGCTTTGGTCTGTCCTGATGATGTGTCTCGCTCAAAACCTGACCCAGAGCCTATGTATGCGGCGTTAGAGAAGCTTGGTATCCCTCGCGGCGCCGCTGAAAGCGTGATTTATGTTGGCGATCATATCCGTGATATCGAAGCTGGTAATGCCGCTGGCATGCCGACGATTTTAGCTGCTTATGGTTATATTCCGCCTGAAGATCAAAAAAACCTGAAGAAATGGGGCGCAGATTATATTACTGATACGCCTGAGCAATTAAATAAACTGTTGCTCTCTTCTGGTAAATTTGACTATTTATAA
- a CDS encoding DksA/TraR family C4-type zinc finger protein, with protein sequence MAGGWSRDGAEHEQMDATVNDALERARRALPTGISAEMCDECGKPIPEARRLAVPGIQHCVSCQTELEQEARAAELFNRRGSKDSQLR encoded by the coding sequence ATGGCAGGTGGTTGGTCAAGAGATGGTGCTGAGCATGAGCAAATGGATGCAACGGTAAATGATGCATTAGAGCGGGCAAGACGTGCGTTGCCGACCGGCATCAGTGCCGAGATGTGTGATGAATGCGGCAAGCCTATTCCAGAAGCACGGCGGTTAGCAGTGCCTGGTATTCAGCATTGCGTCAGCTGTCAGACAGAACTTGAACAAGAGGCGAGAGCCGCTGAGTTGTTTAACCGGCGCGGTAGCAAAGACAGTCAATTACGTTAA
- a CDS encoding YciK family oxidoreductase, giving the protein MSDNINQSANQQDHQKTVQSLTQPLTHNDIRNFVPSDNCLDGKTILVTGAGDGIGRVAALTYARYGATVLLLGRTSSKLEYVYDEIESLGGKQPAMLPMNLEGATYAEMQQLEGLINKEVGQLDGILHNAGMLGQLTPLEMYDVDTFAQVMKVNFTSTFMLTQALLPLLKDAENGSIVFTSSTVGTHPRAFWGAYALSKQAVEGMSDIFTQETQNTTNLRFNCVNPGGTRTNMRAHAYPGENPMSLKTPEDIMAGYVCLMSDASIGVRGQVVELQPKD; this is encoded by the coding sequence ATGAGTGACAATATTAATCAGTCGGCTAATCAGCAAGACCACCAAAAAACCGTTCAAAGTCTAACTCAACCGTTAACTCATAACGATATTCGCAACTTTGTGCCATCTGATAATTGTTTAGATGGTAAGACTATTTTGGTCACGGGGGCAGGTGACGGTATCGGCCGCGTTGCCGCGCTGACTTATGCTCGCTATGGAGCGACAGTCCTGTTATTGGGACGTACCAGCAGCAAGCTTGAATATGTTTATGATGAGATTGAAAGTCTTGGCGGCAAACAGCCTGCCATGCTACCGATGAATCTAGAAGGAGCAACTTATGCTGAGATGCAGCAGTTAGAGGGGTTGATTAATAAAGAAGTCGGTCAGCTCGATGGTATCTTGCACAATGCGGGCATGCTTGGGCAGCTAACCCCACTTGAGATGTATGACGTCGATACTTTTGCACAAGTTATGAAGGTGAACTTTACCTCGACGTTTATGCTCACCCAAGCACTGCTACCACTACTTAAAGATGCTGAGAATGGCTCTATTGTTTTCACCTCTAGCACGGTCGGTACACATCCTCGCGCGTTCTGGGGTGCTTATGCGCTGTCCAAGCAAGCCGTAGAAGGCATGAGTGATATCTTTACCCAAGAGACGCAGAATACGACTAATTTACGTTTTAACTGTGTCAATCCTGGTGGCACTCGTACCAATATGCGCGCCCATGCTTATCCAGGAGAGAATCCTATGAGCCTAAAAACGCCTGAAGATATCATGGCAGGCTATGTTTGTTTGATGAGTGATGCCAGTATCGGGGTACGCGGGCAAGTGGTTGAGCTCCAGCCAAAAGATTAG
- a CDS encoding CobW family GTP-binding protein, protein MKPSIIFQNIPCTLVTGFLGAGKTTVINQLLAIKPADERWALLINEFGRIGIDGALLASSQDGMAEQDKIAIREVSGGCICCTSQLPLQIAISRLLSEHHPQRLLIEPTGLAHPRELIMQLSAPHWQTALNMQAVITVLSGIQWQQDKYRYHDGFQAHVRDADVLVINRYAQLSDNEKQAMQQWIAKLNAQVKIIWAAFPQAAPDIANLSHTHLSESNMLELNTQLTKPSHVISKQRTVNIAHAQKSIINLPSQSNALSTALSSNAFTDRDNAQTDTDIELPYRYHEKQQDILLAGWRLPAEYILKADDLQNWLLNLPNWQRIKGVVHTSDGWLQINFTADSLTTSTFDAQVDSRLEIILQLHEDSDNDNNTALEASDRSEEKDKTAFLSSIETLPSIDWDTCDRELMALVI, encoded by the coding sequence TTGAAACCATCTATTATTTTTCAAAACATACCCTGCACTTTGGTGACAGGGTTTTTGGGTGCTGGCAAAACCACCGTGATTAATCAGCTGCTTGCTATTAAACCTGCCGATGAGCGCTGGGCACTACTGATTAATGAGTTTGGTCGTATCGGTATTGATGGTGCGCTGTTGGCAAGCTCGCAAGATGGTATGGCTGAGCAAGATAAAATTGCGATAAGAGAGGTCAGTGGTGGCTGTATTTGTTGTACCAGTCAGCTGCCGTTACAAATTGCTATCAGTCGGCTGCTTAGTGAGCATCATCCACAGCGGTTGCTCATTGAACCTACAGGACTTGCTCATCCACGTGAGCTTATCATGCAGCTCAGCGCACCGCATTGGCAAACAGCGCTCAATATGCAGGCAGTAATCACTGTGCTTAGTGGCATACAATGGCAGCAAGACAAATATCGCTATCATGATGGTTTTCAAGCGCATGTCCGTGATGCTGATGTGTTGGTCATTAATCGCTACGCGCAACTAAGTGATAACGAAAAACAAGCGATGCAACAATGGATAGCCAAGCTAAATGCACAGGTAAAAATTATTTGGGCAGCATTTCCACAAGCCGCGCCTGATATCGCAAACCTATCCCATACCCATCTATCAGAATCAAACATGTTAGAGCTGAACACCCAGCTAACCAAGCCCAGTCACGTGATCTCAAAACAACGCACCGTCAATATCGCTCATGCTCAGAAATCGATTATTAATTTGCCATCGCAGAGTAATGCCCTATCAACCGCCTTGTCATCCAACGCGTTTACAGATAGAGATAATGCGCAGACTGATACAGATATTGAGCTACCTTACCGCTATCATGAAAAACAGCAAGATATTCTACTAGCAGGTTGGCGGCTACCAGCAGAATACATATTAAAAGCAGATGATTTACAGAATTGGTTATTAAACCTGCCAAACTGGCAACGTATTAAAGGGGTGGTACATACCTCTGACGGCTGGCTACAAATCAATTTTACCGCTGACAGCTTAACCACCAGTACATTTGATGCACAAGTTGATAGTCGGCTAGAGATTATCTTGCAGTTGCATGAAGACAGTGATAACGACAATAATACAGCATTAGAAGCAAGCGACCGCTCAGAAGAAAAAGACAAGACAGCATTTTTATCTTCTATAGAGACGCTACCTTCTATCGATTGGGATACCTGCGACCGTGAACTAATGGCACTGGTTATATAG
- the ubiG gene encoding bifunctional 2-polyprenyl-6-hydroxyphenol methylase/3-demethylubiquinol 3-O-methyltransferase UbiG, whose amino-acid sequence MSLAPSSSPSLNKQANSSLDDTTATAINVDPSEVDKFNKLASEWWSKTGAFATLHEINPLRLNWIEDNVKRSYQNDSADTDIHKTAETGLAGKKVLDVGCGGGILSESMARRGADVTGIDLGTENLKAAALHAKQSALHETLRYQHIPVEELAKTHAGQFDVVTCMEMLEHVPDPSSIVQACFELLAPGGVCVLSTINRNPKSYLFAIVGAEYVLRLLDRGTHDYAKFITPAELDKMAIDAGFTRQDIIGLHYNPLTKRYWLAQNVDVNYMMAVHKPLA is encoded by the coding sequence ATGAGCTTAGCTCCATCTTCCTCGCCTTCTTTGAATAAGCAAGCAAACAGCAGTCTTGATGATACAACGGCTACCGCCATTAATGTAGATCCTAGCGAAGTCGACAAGTTTAATAAGTTGGCAAGCGAATGGTGGAGTAAGACGGGTGCATTTGCGACTTTGCATGAAATAAATCCACTGCGTTTAAATTGGATAGAAGACAACGTCAAGCGCAGTTATCAAAATGACAGTGCTGATACGGACATTCATAAAACGGCTGAAACAGGCTTGGCTGGAAAAAAAGTGCTCGATGTCGGCTGTGGCGGCGGTATATTGTCAGAGTCTATGGCACGTCGCGGTGCGGATGTGACAGGGATTGATTTGGGTACCGAAAATCTAAAAGCGGCAGCGCTGCATGCAAAGCAAAGCGCTTTACATGAGACGTTGCGCTATCAGCATATCCCAGTAGAAGAATTAGCCAAAACTCATGCAGGTCAGTTCGATGTGGTGACTTGCATGGAGATGCTCGAGCATGTGCCTGATCCCAGCTCGATTGTACAGGCGTGTTTTGAGTTATTGGCACCAGGCGGTGTTTGCGTGCTATCGACGATCAATCGAAATCCTAAATCATATCTATTTGCCATCGTTGGGGCAGAGTATGTATTGCGCTTGCTCGATCGCGGCACTCATGACTATGCCAAATTTATTACGCCAGCCGAATTAGATAAAATGGCAATTGATGCTGGATTCACACGTCAAGATATCATTGGCTTGCATTATAATCCGCTGACCAAGCGCTATTGGCTGGCTCAAAATGTCGATGTCAATTACATGATGGCAGTACACAAGCCACTGGCTTAA
- a CDS encoding thiol:disulfide interchange protein DsbA/DsbL, which translates to MKRVITLTGLAMAIGLATMGAQAADYVAGKDYRVLDNPEKISGDAIIVREFFWYGCPHCNVLNPHMEKWAKNKDKDVAFFKTPAALNPVWEANARGFYAAQLLGFEDKTHDALFDAIHKDGKKIFDQSSLSKWYASKGVNEKKFNSLYNSFAVGTKIGRSQAGAKRYQLSGVPAVVVQGKYVVTGESATVPKVVDYLVDKVRAEKK; encoded by the coding sequence ATGAAACGTGTCATCACACTGACTGGTCTGGCCATGGCCATTGGACTTGCCACTATGGGCGCACAAGCTGCCGACTATGTCGCCGGAAAAGACTATCGCGTGCTAGACAATCCAGAAAAAATCAGCGGTGATGCTATCATTGTTCGTGAGTTTTTTTGGTATGGTTGCCCGCATTGTAACGTTCTTAACCCACATATGGAAAAATGGGCTAAAAACAAAGACAAAGACGTTGCCTTTTTCAAAACGCCAGCAGCGCTTAACCCTGTCTGGGAAGCCAACGCTCGTGGTTTCTATGCCGCTCAGCTGCTAGGGTTTGAAGACAAGACTCATGACGCGCTATTTGATGCCATTCACAAAGATGGTAAGAAAATCTTTGACCAATCATCATTAAGCAAATGGTATGCATCGAAAGGCGTTAATGAGAAGAAATTCAATAGCCTTTATAATTCATTCGCCGTTGGCACGAAAATTGGTCGTTCACAAGCAGGCGCTAAGCGTTATCAGCTCTCTGGTGTGCCAGCAGTCGTCGTGCAAGGCAAATACGTTGTCACTGGTGAAAGCGCCACTGTACCTAAAGTCGTTGACTATTTGGTTGACAAAGTGCGTGCTGAAAAGAAATAG
- the ompR gene encoding two-component system response regulator OmpR: protein MTDNNSPDTLNQRILVVDDDARLRSLLQRFLEDDGFVVRTAHDGSQMDKLMQRELFSLVVLDLMLPGEDGISICKRLREDNGDIPIIMLTAKGGDADRIAGLEAGADDYLPKPFNPKELLARIKAVLRRQNRELPGAPSHQLEVVEFGPWTLDLSTRTLKRDGNVVTLTTGEFSVLKALVQHPREPLTRDKLMNLARGREWGAMERSIDVQVSRLRRLIEDNPSQARYIQTVWGVGYVFVPDEAEVETVKSE, encoded by the coding sequence ATGACCGATAATAACAGCCCCGATACTTTGAATCAGCGTATTTTAGTCGTCGATGATGATGCACGTTTACGCTCTTTATTACAGCGCTTTCTGGAAGACGACGGTTTTGTCGTCCGTACGGCTCATGATGGCAGTCAGATGGATAAGCTGATGCAGCGCGAACTGTTCTCTTTGGTAGTCCTTGATTTGATGCTACCAGGTGAAGACGGCATCAGTATTTGCAAGCGTCTACGTGAAGACAACGGTGACATTCCTATCATCATGCTTACCGCAAAAGGAGGTGATGCCGATCGTATCGCTGGTCTTGAAGCAGGCGCGGATGATTATCTGCCAAAACCATTTAATCCAAAAGAGCTATTGGCACGTATCAAGGCCGTACTACGCCGTCAAAATCGCGAACTGCCTGGTGCACCAAGCCATCAGCTTGAAGTGGTTGAATTTGGACCGTGGACGCTCGATTTATCGACTCGTACACTCAAACGTGATGGCAATGTCGTTACCTTAACGACAGGTGAGTTTTCAGTATTGAAAGCTTTAGTGCAGCATCCACGTGAGCCATTAACTCGTGACAAGCTAATGAACCTTGCGCGTGGTCGTGAATGGGGTGCGATGGAGCGTTCTATCGATGTACAAGTATCACGTTTGCGCCGTTTGATTGAAGACAATCCGTCACAGGCACGTTACATCCAAACCGTTTGGGGGGTAGGCTATGTATTCGTTCCTGACGAAGCCGAAGTAGAAACCGTTAAAAGCGAATAG